CCTGGGGCGTTTCCGGTAGCCCCCAGCTTCGTTGACGATGCGCACGGCCAGGAGAGCACCCTCTTCATCAACCTTGAGATTGTTCGCCCCGCGAACTCTTTCGGAAAGGCTTTCCAATCCCAAGGAAAGGACATCACCCTCGGTGTTGTTCGCTGCAATGGCTGCAATCGCTTCGGCAGCGGCATCGGGAAAGCTTACAATAGACGCGGGGTTGGCATTGTCTGTGTGAAGGATTTCCAGACCCGGGCAAACCTGTCGGAATTCCCGGTAGAGCGTTTGAAGTATTTCCGGGGATGGCCGCCTGCCACCGGAAGCGGTAAACGATCCGCCATAGGCAAGAATATTTGCACACCTGCCAAACCGAAAGGCTTTCGCTCCCCATCGATTGAGCGCCCTCGCCTCCTCGATGACATGTTCCAGAGGCCGCTCCTCATAGGAAATTCCAGATCCTTCGGTACAAAAGCTACACCGTCCGTCACATCGGTCGCACCCTCTCGAAAGCTCCATTTCCACCATAACCCAAGGATACGAGGGATGGCGGGGAAGAAGAGCCGCTCCGGCACATGCCCACGGAAATAAATTCTCGTAGCTTCTCGTGAGAGAGGGATCGATTTCTCCGGTTCTCGCAAAATGAGCAATCGTGGCCTCCGGATCCCCCATGCAAATGCAATCTACGGAAAGCTCTTGGAGCAAGCGGGCGTTCTCGCCGCCCCTTAGAGCATAACCCGCCTTGATGGGACCACCAAGGAAAAGAACCCCCTCTCTCGGCAAGGCTGTCAATTTCCGGAGCATGTCCAGGGAAAGGGGCACGCCTCCGCGGTAACGTCCGGGAACCGTCATTCCTGAGATCACACAGACCGCGTCGGCGGAACGCCAGAGATCCGTTCTGGGCTGTTTTCTCCATTGGTCGCAGGTGATGTATTCCACCTCCCATCCTTCTTCGGCGAATGCACCAAAGACATAACGCACGTAGGGAGAAATATAGGGAGGAACTCCGAAACAAGCAGGCTCATCCACATATCCGTCGAAAAGCAACGCTCGCGCCAAAGTCACACCTCCCCTTCTCTTGCATATCATGAAGAGCCTTCCGATGTGCTACAATATGCCCCGTATCGAAATCGACCCCCTGCGGAGGTGTGGTAGTCGCCATGAGTGCTGAACGTTTTCCCGATCTTTCGCGACTCGAACGACATATCGTAGAATGGCTCCGCAGGACTGTCAACGATGCAAAGGCCTGCGGATGCGTCCTCGGTCTCAGCGGTGGCATTGACTCCGCCGTCGTTTCCGTTCTTTGCCAACGAGCTTTCGGAGAGGACATGCTGACCGTGATTATGCCGTGCCACAGCACTCCTGACGACGAGGCCGATGCGGCTCGCATGGTGGAATTGTTCCGTTTTCCCTCGATCCGGGTGGACTTGAGCGCCATCTATGATACCGTTTCGAACAGTCTTTCCCAATATCTGGGAACACATTCTCCCGAACTTGCCCTGGCGAATATCAAGCCCAGGTTGCGCATGATCACGCTCTATTCACTTGCTCAATCGAGAAACTACCTCGTCTGCGGCACGGGGAACAAGGTGGAACTTACAGTGGGTTACTTCACCAAGTATGGCGATGCCGGTGTCGATCTCCTTCCCATCGGAGACCTCCTCAAGGGCGATGTCCGCCGTCTCGCCCGTTACCTCGGCATTCCCGCTCAAATAATCGACAAGCCTCCTTCCGCAGGTTTGTGGTCGGGACAGACCGACGAGGGCGAAATGGGTGTTACTTACGAAGAGCTCGATTCGTTTATCCTTTCCGGCAAAGGCAGTGAGAAAGTGCGTGCGTTCGTCAATGAGGCCAACGCACGTTCGGAGCATAAACGAAAGGTCCCTCCTGTCTGCGATACCACTGGTCTGTAGTTTTTATTCATTTATATGACACGAGGTGAAGTCTATGTCAGGGCATTCGAAATGGGCAAATATCAAACACCGGAAGGCAGCACAGGATTCCAAGCGGGGGGCGCTCTTCCAGAAACTCGTCAAGGCCATTATCATCGCGGCCAAAGAAGGCGGTGGAGATCCGGGAGCCAACATGCGTCTGAAAGCCGCTATTGAACGAGCCAAAGCAGTTTCTGTCCCCGCCGAGAACATTGAGCGTGCCATCAAGAGAGGCACCGGGGAGATTGAAGGTGCCATTTATGAGGAAGTCCTTTATGAAGCCTACGGTCCCGGAGGTATTGCCGTTATCATTGAAGCCACAACGGACAACAAGAATCGAACCACTCCCGAGATCAGAGCACTCCTTACGCGGAACGGAGGCTCTCTCGGCGAAGCGGGGTGCGTGTCCTGGAACTTTTCCAGGCGCGGGGTCATCACCATCGAAGGAGGAGTGGACGAGG
Above is a genomic segment from Aminiphilus circumscriptus DSM 16581 containing:
- a CDS encoding YebC/PmpR family DNA-binding transcriptional regulator; the protein is MSGHSKWANIKHRKAAQDSKRGALFQKLVKAIIIAAKEGGGDPGANMRLKAAIERAKAVSVPAENIERAIKRGTGEIEGAIYEEVLYEAYGPGGIAVIIEATTDNKNRTTPEIRALLTRNGGSLGEAGCVSWNFSRRGVITIEGGVDEDELLLAVLDAGGEDLANEGDTFSVYTDPSAVHTVAEALKKQGYPVANAESQLLPKTTVSVSEKNMAAKIMKLLDALEEHDDVQNVACNVDIPDDVLESLDE
- the nadE gene encoding NAD(+) synthase, which produces MSAERFPDLSRLERHIVEWLRRTVNDAKACGCVLGLSGGIDSAVVSVLCQRAFGEDMLTVIMPCHSTPDDEADAARMVELFRFPSIRVDLSAIYDTVSNSLSQYLGTHSPELALANIKPRLRMITLYSLAQSRNYLVCGTGNKVELTVGYFTKYGDAGVDLLPIGDLLKGDVRRLARYLGIPAQIIDKPPSAGLWSGQTDEGEMGVTYEELDSFILSGKGSEKVRAFVNEANARSEHKRKVPPVCDTTGL
- a CDS encoding radical SAM protein: MARALLFDGYVDEPACFGVPPYISPYVRYVFGAFAEEGWEVEYITCDQWRKQPRTDLWRSADAVCVISGMTVPGRYRGGVPLSLDMLRKLTALPREGVLFLGGPIKAGYALRGGENARLLQELSVDCICMGDPEATIAHFARTGEIDPSLTRSYENLFPWACAGAALLPRHPSYPWVMVEMELSRGCDRCDGRCSFCTEGSGISYEERPLEHVIEEARALNRWGAKAFRFGRCANILAYGGSFTASGGRRPSPEILQTLYREFRQVCPGLEILHTDNANPASIVSFPDAAAEAIAAIAANNTEGDVLSLGLESLSERVRGANNLKVDEEGALLAVRIVNEAGGYRKRPRGLPSLLPGLNFLVGLAEERDEDLEPNQRFLRRLLDSAYAVRRINIRKVMVFPGTKLSELLRHSPSRIHERAFRRWKEWVRTEVDPLMLMRVAPQGTILRNVRIEERLGHVGFGRSLGSYPLLVGIVCDDVKPDDVLDVAVCDWGGRSLTAVPYPLDIERCSRSSLSALPGLGKARVSRILEARPVGAIRNLTMLLDDPRVAEALFPYFLEK